One genomic window of Panicum hallii strain FIL2 chromosome 6, PHallii_v3.1, whole genome shotgun sequence includes the following:
- the LOC112897752 gene encoding UDP-glycosyltransferase 89B2-like, with protein MAAPPQGERASSGRGGGVEPHVLLVPYPAQGHLLPLLDLAALLAARGLAVTVAVTPGNAPLLAPLVAACPSVGVATLPFPSAPRLLPPGSGENTKDLPRHLFRPFTVCLAALGAPLLDWCNAQQRGRRVTAVVSDFFTGWTQPLAAELGVPHVTFSPSCALHLAMSHSLWRHLPRRRRPDDAEEAVTFPEIPGSPSFPWRQLSGLFRQYVAGDEVSEAIRQFFLWNLDSACFVTNSFAALEAPYVERPLPDLASKRVFAVGPLSDAVATSSDRGGKHAVAPASLAAWLDAFPDGSVVYVSFGTQHALSPPQAASVADALARSSTAFVWAARPGTAVPDGFDAATASRGMVVRGWAPQVEILRHRAVGWFLTHCGWNSVLEAAAAGVAMLTWPMGADQFTDARLLAEAGVAVLVAEGADAVPDAGRMAGAIAAAVGKEGDPVRERAAELGKMAAAAVAEGGSSSRDLEELVEMLANVV; from the coding sequence ATGGCCGCGCCACCCCAGGGGGAACGCGCGAGCagtggccgcggcggcggcgtcgagccGCACGTGCTCCTGGTGCCGTACCCGGCGCAGGGCCACCTGCTCCCGCTCCTCGACCTCGCGGCGCTGCTCGCCGCGCGCGGGCTCGCGGTCACCGTCGCCGTCACGCCCGGCAACGCCCCGCTCCTCGCGCCGCTGGTCGCCGCGTGCCCGTCCGTGGGTGTCGCCACGCTGCCGTTCCCGTCCGCGCCGCGCCTGCTCCCGCCGGGGAGCGGAGAGAACACCAAGGACCTCCCGCGCCACCTCTTCCGGCCGTTCACGGTCTGCCTGGCGGCGCTCGGCGCGCCGCTCCTCGACTGGTGCAACGCCCAGCAGCGGGGCCGCCGCGTCACGGCCGTCGTCTCCGACTTCTTCACGGGGTGGACGCAGCCGCTCGCCGCGGAGCTCGGGGTGCCGCACGTCACGTTCTCGCCTTCCTGCGCGCTGCACCTCGCCATGTCGCACTCCCTCTGGCGCCACCTGCCGCGCAGGCGCCGCCCCGACGACGCCGAGGAGGCCGTCACGTTCCCGGAGATCCCCGGCTCGCCTAGCTTCCCgtggcgccagctgtcggggcTGTTCCGGCAGTAcgtggccggcgacgaggtgTCCGAGGCGATCCGCCAGTTCTTCCTGTGGAACCTGGACAGCGCGTGCTTCGTCACCAACTCGTTCGCGGCGCTCGAGGCGCCCTACGTGGAGCGCCCGCTCCCGGACCTGGCGTCGAAGCGGGTGTTCGCCGTGGGCCCATTGTCCGATGCCGTGGCCACCTCCAGCGACCGCGGCGGGAAGCACGCGGTGGCGCCGGCGAGCTTGGCCGCGTGGCTGGATGCCTTCCCCGACGGCTCCGTCGTGTACGTCAGCTTCGGGACGCAGCACGCGCTGTCGCCGCCGCAGGCGGCCTCCGTGGCGGACGCACTGGCGCGGAGCTCCACGGCGTTCGTGTGGGCTGCGCGCCCGGGCACCGCGGTCCCGGACGGGTTCGACGCAGCGACGGCGTCGCGCGGCATGGTGGTCCGCGGGTGGGCGCCGCAGGTGGAGATCCTGCGCCACCGCGCGGTGGGGTGGTTCCTGACGCACTGCGGCTGGAACTCAGTGCtggaggccgcggcggccggcgtggcGATGCTCACGTGGCCGATGGGCGCCGACCAGTTTACGGACGCGCGGCTCCTCGCGGAGGCCGGCGTGGCCGTGCTCGTGGCGGAGGGCGCCGACGCCGTGCCCGACGCCGGGCGGATGGCGGGCGCGATCGCCGCGGCGGTCGGGAAGGAGGGTGACCCCGTGAGGGAGCGCGCGGCCGAGCTCGGCAAGATGGCGGCCGCCGCGGTGGCGGAGGGCGGGAGCTCGAGCAGGGACCTGGAGGAGCTGGTGGAAATGCTCGCTAACGTCGTCTAG